Proteins from a genomic interval of Luteolibacter sp. Y139:
- a CDS encoding tetratricopeptide repeat protein — protein MKLSLPVLAALLLPFTLSAHPDPSHTLAELEEHLAKAPDDQEVLRQKAGLFLSTSHPELARPVVARLLTLDPKQPENLLLDARTCRTEKDAATSAKAAELVKEHPKFVPGLLFLAEVEEEKGNHDEAIAAMRQALDLSPKPSPGDVLTCAAWLEKRGDKVEAIAVLDQGLAKLGVFTGLHQKAIEMEVPLGHYDSALRRVDAMTARLRPSVAFSLQRADILESAGRFKEAAAACDSALALLDVMPTSRKTTTAWKEQFETVSQRKAKDLERAGVE, from the coding sequence ATGAAGCTGTCCCTGCCGGTTCTCGCAGCGTTGTTGCTACCCTTCACGCTTTCGGCGCATCCCGATCCAAGCCACACACTGGCAGAGCTGGAGGAGCACCTGGCGAAGGCACCTGATGACCAGGAAGTGCTGCGCCAGAAGGCCGGGCTTTTCCTTTCGACCAGTCATCCTGAACTCGCGCGGCCGGTGGTCGCCCGGTTGCTCACGCTGGATCCAAAGCAGCCGGAGAATCTGCTGTTAGACGCCCGGACTTGTCGCACCGAAAAGGACGCGGCGACGAGTGCCAAGGCTGCTGAGCTTGTGAAAGAGCATCCGAAGTTCGTGCCGGGGCTGCTCTTCCTCGCCGAAGTGGAAGAAGAGAAAGGCAATCATGACGAGGCGATCGCCGCGATGCGGCAGGCGCTGGATCTTTCGCCCAAGCCATCGCCGGGCGACGTGCTGACCTGCGCCGCGTGGTTGGAAAAGCGGGGTGACAAGGTGGAGGCGATCGCGGTGCTTGATCAAGGGTTGGCCAAGCTCGGGGTATTCACCGGGCTGCACCAGAAGGCGATCGAGATGGAAGTGCCGCTCGGGCACTATGACTCGGCGTTGCGCCGTGTGGATGCGATGACGGCGCGGCTGCGGCCGTCGGTGGCTTTTTCGCTACAGCGAGCGGATATCCTGGAGAGTGCCGGACGATTCAAGGAGGCAGCGGCGGCGTGCGACTCGGCGCTTGCGCTGTTAGATGTGATGCCGACGTCGCGGAAGACCACGACGGCGTGGAAGGAGCAGTTCGAGACGGTGAGCCAGCGCAAGGCGAAGGACCTTGAGCGGGCGGGAGTGGAGTGA
- a CDS encoding D-Ala-D-Ala carboxypeptidase family metallohydrolase codes for MLIDPSRGESADAQLQSRRGALCTLGAGALALLATTGSASAFFSKKPGMSIFTPSAPVDFSDLPQDWVTHQGGELKAYADFLASLRLERLTPHQVIASHAKQRGSVWNSLPPRTLWRQMAPTLRVIDRVSAQLGQPVKEVVSAYRAPSYNARCPGAKSGSYHQANVAIDVVFDASPSTVAQTARTMRSSGLFRGGVGRYPTFTHIDTRGQNVDW; via the coding sequence ATGCTTATCGATCCGTCCCGCGGCGAGTCCGCCGATGCCCAGCTCCAATCCCGTCGCGGTGCCCTCTGCACCCTCGGAGCCGGCGCTCTCGCCCTGCTAGCCACCACTGGCTCCGCCTCCGCCTTCTTCTCAAAGAAGCCTGGAATGTCGATCTTCACCCCGTCTGCCCCGGTCGACTTCAGTGACCTGCCGCAGGATTGGGTGACCCATCAGGGCGGCGAGTTGAAGGCGTATGCCGACTTCCTCGCGAGCCTGCGACTTGAGCGGTTGACGCCCCACCAGGTGATCGCATCCCACGCGAAGCAACGCGGATCGGTTTGGAATTCTCTCCCGCCACGCACGCTGTGGCGTCAAATGGCTCCCACCCTGCGCGTGATCGACCGCGTCTCGGCCCAGCTCGGTCAGCCGGTGAAGGAAGTCGTCTCCGCCTACCGCGCCCCGTCTTACAATGCCCGCTGCCCCGGTGCGAAGTCCGGCTCCTACCATCAGGCCAATGTCGCCATCGATGTGGTCTTCGATGCCTCACCCTCGACGGTCGCCCAGACCGCCCGCACCATGCGCTCCAGCGGACTGTTCCGCGGCGGCGTCGGTCGTTACCCGACCTTCACGCACATCGACACCCGCGGCCAGAACGTCGATTGGTGA
- a CDS encoding LptF/LptG family permease, whose translation MLYAPMRLSDRYIGRQVLVGTLFAILLLSTILVMGSLFQSLRMLVVELGAPLSIIGEFLVATLPFALIYTIPWAFLSAVLLVFGRMSSENELTGFRVAGMSLGRISLPVFVLGALLSGGCLWLNLEVAPWARSISKNIKMRAFAMDPRSMLSAAAEQDGLARFEESLKDVRAYIEKSDGSTMQGFHLFKVANPDDPEARDIYVHAMRAKAVIDEEDKQFRLHLYDAMFMTSGGSTGLTGAKADDDAAPDDKGRPQIVLAEESVPVVLPYETRMTKDDPAAMSIAAIRETIQELKQSQIDRVGKVAALKQQVKELESKGVAYKPQLEDTRSKLKTTLAIDSARFIANYEGEIHRRFASSFACLAFAFIGIPLGIKARRKDTSSGLILSLLIGVAYFVCGLIGGKSHTGVQLAAWAPNVVSVVLGLVLLRRARFR comes from the coding sequence ATGCTGTACGCACCCATGCGTCTCTCCGACCGCTACATCGGCCGCCAAGTCCTCGTAGGGACGCTCTTCGCCATCCTGCTGCTGAGCACGATCCTGGTGATGGGCAGCCTGTTCCAGAGCTTGCGAATGCTCGTGGTGGAACTTGGTGCTCCGCTTTCGATCATTGGCGAGTTCCTGGTGGCCACGCTGCCCTTCGCGCTGATCTACACCATCCCCTGGGCCTTCCTCTCGGCGGTGCTGCTGGTGTTCGGCCGCATGTCCTCGGAGAATGAACTCACCGGTTTCCGCGTGGCTGGCATGAGCCTGGGCCGGATCTCACTGCCGGTGTTCGTGCTCGGTGCCCTGCTTTCCGGTGGCTGCCTGTGGCTGAATCTCGAGGTTGCGCCGTGGGCGAGATCGATCTCGAAGAACATCAAGATGCGGGCTTTCGCGATGGATCCGCGGAGCATGCTGAGTGCTGCCGCCGAACAGGATGGCCTGGCTCGCTTCGAGGAAAGCCTGAAGGATGTGCGCGCCTATATCGAGAAGTCCGATGGCTCGACAATGCAGGGCTTCCATCTCTTCAAGGTGGCCAACCCCGATGATCCGGAGGCTCGCGACATTTACGTCCATGCCATGAGGGCGAAGGCCGTGATCGACGAAGAGGACAAGCAGTTCCGGCTGCACCTCTACGACGCGATGTTCATGACGTCTGGCGGAAGCACCGGACTGACCGGTGCCAAGGCAGACGATGATGCGGCGCCGGACGACAAGGGCAGACCGCAGATCGTGCTGGCAGAGGAATCCGTGCCAGTGGTGCTGCCGTATGAAACCCGGATGACCAAGGATGATCCGGCGGCCATGAGCATCGCAGCCATCCGCGAAACGATCCAGGAGCTGAAACAGTCGCAGATAGATCGAGTGGGAAAAGTCGCGGCGCTCAAACAGCAAGTCAAGGAGCTGGAAAGCAAGGGGGTAGCCTACAAGCCACAGCTGGAGGATACGCGGAGCAAGCTCAAGACGACGCTGGCCATCGACTCGGCAAGATTCATCGCGAACTACGAGGGTGAGATCCACCGGCGCTTCGCCTCGTCCTTCGCCTGTCTCGCGTTTGCCTTCATCGGCATCCCGCTTGGCATCAAGGCGCGCCGCAAGGATACTTCATCCGGCCTGATCCTCAGCCTGCTGATCGGCGTGGCCTACTTCGTCTGCGGATTGATTGGCGGCAAGAGCCACACCGGTGTACAGCTTGCAGCCTGGGCGCCGAACGTGGTGAGCGTGGTGCTCGGACTGGTGCTGCTGCGCCGCGCCCGCTTCCGCTGA
- a CDS encoding SulP family inorganic anion transporter: MSSHFQPRRIARRVGEFFRGGKLELLPILHTLRRYDREKFRADGKAALNVSLLDIPQGMAYAAIAELPIVFGIACSATASIIAPLFAGSRHTILGPTNATAFMLFGFFAVEPALAARETQLVPLLVMMVGIFCLLGSILRVADLLQYVSRSVLVGYVSGAAVLIVTNQFKHLLGIAFEVDQERPRSFVGLADALVRALPHADLGPIIIGGTTFALFMLMKRWRPRWPNLAIILILVSAVFGSLIQKGVAPFANAARFRTFTPEDLLPSLPHFARPGIFEDISSLVAVALAVAFLACLENTLMAKTIASRSGDRADVNQDMFAVGAANFASAIAGGMPASGSLLRSTLNFSSGARTRMSSIYSGTLVLSAALLIAWLPKLGGISLIDYVPKAALAALIIGIALALINRHNIRVCARSTPDDAAVLIVTFISTLIAPLHVAIFIGVALSITLFLRKASRPHLVEYEFSDAGELRQMGEKRQRPNPAISIVHVEGDLFFGAAELFRTQIQRSAADESLKIMILRLKNARHLDATSVLALEDLVKFMRANDRHLLVSGATREVYRVLKNSGVLATVQEGADRKAGESNIFLNKPSNPNISTRDALKRAQQLLGGEKAEVRIFYDPNKK; encoded by the coding sequence ATGAGCTCGCATTTCCAGCCCCGACGGATCGCTCGCCGCGTCGGCGAGTTCTTCCGCGGGGGAAAGCTGGAACTGCTGCCCATCCTCCACACGCTGCGGCGCTACGATCGCGAGAAGTTCCGCGCGGATGGCAAGGCCGCGTTGAATGTCTCGCTGCTGGATATCCCGCAGGGCATGGCTTATGCGGCGATCGCCGAGCTGCCGATCGTCTTCGGCATCGCGTGCTCGGCGACGGCCTCGATCATAGCGCCGCTGTTCGCCGGATCCCGCCACACGATCCTTGGGCCGACCAATGCGACGGCTTTCATGCTCTTCGGCTTCTTTGCCGTGGAACCGGCGCTCGCCGCCCGTGAGACCCAGCTGGTGCCGCTGCTGGTGATGATGGTCGGGATCTTCTGCCTGCTGGGCTCGATCCTGCGCGTGGCCGACTTGCTGCAGTATGTTTCCCGCTCGGTGCTCGTCGGCTATGTCTCAGGTGCCGCGGTGTTGATCGTGACCAATCAGTTCAAGCACCTGTTAGGCATCGCCTTCGAGGTGGATCAGGAGAGGCCGCGCAGCTTCGTAGGGTTGGCGGATGCACTGGTGCGGGCGTTGCCGCATGCGGACTTGGGGCCGATCATCATCGGGGGGACGACCTTCGCGCTGTTCATGCTGATGAAGCGCTGGAGACCGCGATGGCCGAATCTGGCGATCATCCTGATCCTGGTCTCGGCCGTCTTTGGCTCGCTGATCCAGAAAGGTGTGGCTCCCTTTGCGAACGCCGCACGCTTCCGCACCTTCACGCCGGAAGATCTGCTGCCTTCCCTGCCCCACTTCGCGCGTCCCGGGATCTTCGAGGACATTTCGTCGCTGGTGGCAGTCGCGCTCGCGGTAGCCTTCCTCGCGTGCTTGGAAAACACGCTGATGGCGAAGACCATCGCCTCGCGCTCGGGCGATCGTGCGGATGTGAACCAGGACATGTTCGCGGTGGGTGCGGCGAATTTCGCGTCCGCCATCGCCGGTGGCATGCCGGCTTCCGGATCGCTGCTGCGCTCGACGCTCAATTTCTCCTCCGGCGCCCGCACGCGAATGTCCTCGATCTATTCGGGCACGCTGGTTCTGTCCGCTGCCTTGCTGATCGCGTGGCTGCCAAAGCTCGGCGGCATTTCCCTGATCGACTATGTGCCGAAGGCGGCGCTGGCGGCGCTGATCATCGGCATCGCGCTGGCGCTGATCAATCGCCACAACATCCGGGTCTGCGCGCGCTCGACGCCGGACGATGCGGCGGTGCTGATCGTTACTTTCATCTCCACCCTGATCGCACCACTGCACGTGGCGATCTTCATCGGCGTCGCGCTATCGATCACCCTGTTTCTGAGGAAGGCGAGCCGGCCACACTTGGTGGAATATGAGTTCAGCGATGCGGGTGAACTCCGGCAGATGGGTGAAAAACGCCAGCGCCCGAACCCGGCGATCTCGATCGTGCACGTCGAGGGTGACCTGTTCTTCGGTGCGGCCGAGCTCTTCCGCACCCAGATCCAGCGCTCCGCGGCGGATGAATCGCTGAAGATCATGATCCTGCGGCTGAAGAACGCGCGCCATCTCGACGCGACCTCGGTGCTGGCGCTGGAGGATCTGGTGAAGTTCATGCGCGCCAACGACCGGCACCTGCTGGTCTCGGGGGCGACCCGCGAGGTGTATCGGGTGCTGAAGAATTCCGGGGTGCTGGCGACCGTGCAGGAGGGCGCCGACCGCAAGGCTGGCGAGAGCAACATCTTCCTCAACAAGCCGAGCAACCCGAATATTTCCACCCGTGACGCCCTCAAGCGTGCCCAACAGCTCCTCGGCGGCGAAAAAGCCGAGGTGAGGATTTTCTACGATCCGAACAAGAAATAG